AGCGTGAGCAGCATCCAGGTGAGGAGCGGGTTGCCTGCATCCGTGGCTCTTTGCCTCCTCATCCTGCTCCTCCTGTTCTCCTCCTGCAGCGCGCACAGCACCACAGTGGAGCACGACTTCCACATTGTGCACAATGTGGACAACAGAAGTAAGTGCAAGTTGAATTTCATGGGTTTATATAGGATGTATTTGTTTAATAGCGTTTTCTAAATTGAAAAGGAAGGATTTACATATTTTAATGATATATGAAGTAGTTTATAATTCAATGAAACAATATTTATTCAATTTCATATTTAGtcagtatttattcattttatttttttagttattaaaattagaaaattcgttatttttatatttttcattttttttaatttattttacatttatttgttattttaaaaatagtcaaTATAATGTagtcaatatttattttacatttttattacatttagaaattaattttatatttttatatatttcattttatttttgtttatttaatttttttttatgttaatagTTTTAGTAATAGAACgtattcaatatttattcattttaagtttttatttattaaattttagaaaataattaattatatttttatatatttcattttaaactttatttttaataagcTTTAATAATATAACGTAGTTTAATAaggattatgactgaaacaaagtaaaatgtgcattcattattagtttttatttattacatttagaatttaattaattttaatatatttttttatatatttaattttattatttatttatatatgtatgtatgtatgtatgtatttatttatttatttatttattactttttacCCAATATACTTTGACAGTGAGtgtattttatatatactgatgtttatgtacagcactttgtatacaacaacgcctgttcttaaagcgctttataaataaagttgagttgagttgagtatatgAAAGAACCCCCCCGTGAAACTCCGCTCTTCAACATATGATCTTAGTAACGGAGATTTTGTCATCCAGGTCCCGAGATTGACCCCTTCTGGTACGTGGGCCGCGGCGTGAGACCCATCGGGCGTTTCGGCAAGCGACAAAGCCGCGCGGAGGCGACGGGTGACGTGCGCATGGAGCCCGTCGTCAGGTTGCTGGAGCTGCTCTTCGACAGCCTGCGGAACAAGGAGGACCTTGGCAAGGTGCTGCATGGCGAGGACGGGGACTGGTTACCATGACAACGTGCATCTCTCCCTTGCATCAACCGACAAACTGAGGCTTTGCTTTATACAACACTCATTCTGTGTGGTTCTCTATGGtgattgttgttaaaaaaaataaaaaataaaatcaacccGCCAAAATGTGTTGTGTACATACGGAAATGCCGTTTATATTGATGAATAAATATGAACTTATCCAAAAGCGTGTTTCAACTtgcaaatttattttcattcataataCATCTTTCTCCAAGTGCACAGTGGCACATATAggtgtattatttatatatacgtttttttgttttttttgcatggtaATATTTTCCCCAACATGGCAAATGGACGGCAACAAACAACAGCACATAAAGTGAATGTGGCACTGTGCACGGTAAACTTCAACCTCGTCAGACACACTGCggtgaaacaggaagtgatttcATTATTAACTTCGTTATTAACCTTGGATGCGGTTTTCCTGCGTCATACTACATTGAACTATGATTGGGCAAGATACACATTTGATATCATATCTATTTTTTCCATACATATGCATACCGTATTTTAAATTCTGAcatttctttttacaaaaaatacaggaCGTTGATAATTGGACCCTTGCAGCTGTGCTTATCATGACATTGTACATCACAAACATgctttttatatactgtatcaaCACTTCCAAGAATGACAAAAGATAACAGCATgtgcaaataaacaaaatgtggaaaagATTGCAAGGAAGTAtcgctattgtttttttttacctgccagTCAGGAAATCAACACTGCACGCCTGTGGTTTGCTAATGACTAttatgagggggggggggggggggaaaataaAGCAGTATTCTCACATTTAATAAGATGATAATCTAGTTTTGAATGCAGACGTTGACAGAAAGCACTTGGCGTAATGTCTCACTGAGGATAAAATAAAGCTTTGTCATTTGCGATcatgtgcataaaaaaaaaaaaaaaaagttctgtgagtacaaaaataaattgcttgtaacaaaaaaatggtggtTTCATGACACTGACAAAACCAGCCCATTAAAATCCGTGTGACGGGAAAATATCCGTCGCGCAAACAAAAGGCCACTAAGTTGGAAAGTGAGAGCAGGAGAAGAGAATACTGCAGCGAATGGGTGGCTCGTGTTTCACTTTCACGCTAAAGATGAATGTCAGACGATCGCGGTTTAATTACTTCTGATTAACCGCTAGCATTTCATTCATCTTGATCATTTTGACCATTTCCATTCGAGTAGGAACGTTAGATGAGAAAAGGTGACATGATGCTGAAGAGCTCACGGCACAAAGTGGAAACAATTAGAAAATATgtctgaatataaaaatacatataaaacaaCATGATGGGTCAATCATAAGCTAATCGTCGCAGGTGTCATTATTGTAATTTGTTAGCTTCATGCTAAGCTAGCCAGCGACTGGCTAGAAATCCCATCTAAAGTTctacaagaacattttttttgttgttgttacatgGTAGGAAAAGAATGTTGACGTCAGACCCCTGTTGACACAAAGAAGTCAGACATTTTTGCCCCTCCCCATATTTGTGAACCACGACTCTCACTTAATCGCAGGCGTTTTTGCTAACCTAGCCTGTGCTATTCACTTGAATACTCACATATCTGCAttactttgctgccatctagtggcgtctTAGTCCCACTAAATAGTGTTTAAGTTaaggggaggagcttcatttggaCAGGCCAATGAGTGCTTTGAGTCTGATAGGAGGCGGTTAATCACATCACTTTTTTCTATTTGTGACAGCGCTCGGcaagggtgtccaaacatttttttttgtattgttttattttaggaaggccatttgttattgttgttgttttttttttttagttctttttAACACCTGTTGAAAATGACGGTTCGGTATTTCGTGATTTTGGGGTGGCCAATAAGCCCTGCAACCACTAGAATAGAGCCACCACTGTCCATAACAGATCTCTCTTCAGAACCAAAGCAAGAGTAATaggatgacaattttt
This genomic window from Festucalex cinctus isolate MCC-2025b chromosome 20, RoL_Fcin_1.0, whole genome shotgun sequence contains:
- the LOC144009701 gene encoding uncharacterized protein LOC144009701, producing the protein MLPGSVSSIQVRSGLPASVALCLLILLLLFSSCSAHSTTVEHDFHIVHNVDNRSPEIDPFWYVGRGVRPIGRFGKRQSRAEATGDVRMEPVVRLLELLFDSLRNKEDLGKVLHGEDGDWLP